The following proteins come from a genomic window of Methanosarcina sp. MTP4:
- a CDS encoding threonine--tRNA ligase: MQLLLIHSDYIEYETKKQTPVAEKIEDSLKSGRLEEALTAFMAVESADETNPEETIGKAVSEIEKVASQVKTDRIMLYPYAHLSSDLSSPKVAVKVLKGIEAVLSAKYEVKRAPFGWYKAFKISCKGHPLSELSRTILPEGAAPAVCGEKVVVAEEKEEVVSEALKAEDTARSYWRILTPDGELHEVEGFDLSPYPKLQDFVNYEISKSRAVKEAPPHVELMRRLELADYEPGSDSGNMRYYPKGRLIKSLMENYVLDVASEFGAMEVETPLMYDMNHPTLKKYLDRFPARQYSIESDKRHMFLRFAACFGQFLMNHDMTISYKNLPLKMIEMTRYSFRKEQRGELVGLRRLRAFTMPDMHSLCPDMDQAVDQFMQQYKLCISVLDNMGIDLDDYEVAIRFTKDFYESNRDLVNSMVKTVDKPVLVEMWDTRFFYFVLKFEFNFVDALAKASALSTVQIDVENAERYDISYISPEGKAERPTVLHCSPSGAIERCIYALLEKAAMETEKGKVPMFPVWLSPTQVRIITISEKHMDFAEEVSKKLGCRVDIDDRELSIGKKIREAGREWVPYVVVIGDTEVEEGTINVTVREESEQKKPMKVQMTTEELKERIRAETAGKPYKGLPLAKYLSERPKFL; the protein is encoded by the coding sequence ATGCAATTATTGCTTATTCATTCTGATTATATAGAATACGAAACCAAAAAACAGACTCCGGTAGCTGAAAAAATCGAAGACTCCTTAAAGTCCGGAAGGCTTGAAGAGGCCCTCACCGCGTTCATGGCTGTGGAGAGTGCAGACGAGACAAACCCTGAAGAAACAATCGGAAAGGCGGTCTCGGAAATCGAAAAGGTTGCATCCCAGGTCAAGACCGACCGGATCATGCTCTATCCTTACGCTCACTTAAGCTCGGACCTTTCTTCCCCGAAAGTGGCGGTTAAAGTCCTGAAAGGCATCGAAGCTGTCCTTTCCGCTAAGTATGAGGTCAAGCGCGCTCCCTTCGGCTGGTACAAGGCTTTCAAGATAAGCTGTAAGGGCCACCCCCTTTCGGAACTGTCCCGGACCATCCTTCCTGAAGGAGCAGCTCCGGCTGTTTGCGGGGAAAAGGTTGTTGTAGCTGAAGAAAAGGAAGAAGTAGTTTCCGAAGCCCTGAAAGCCGAAGACACCGCCAGGTCCTACTGGCGCATCCTGACCCCTGACGGGGAACTTCATGAGGTTGAAGGCTTTGACCTTTCTCCTTACCCGAAACTTCAGGATTTCGTGAATTATGAGATTTCTAAGAGCAGGGCAGTAAAGGAAGCCCCGCCCCATGTGGAACTCATGCGCAGGCTAGAACTTGCCGACTACGAACCGGGGTCCGATTCCGGGAACATGCGCTATTATCCCAAGGGCAGGCTCATCAAGTCCCTGATGGAAAACTACGTGCTTGATGTCGCATCCGAATTCGGGGCAATGGAAGTGGAAACCCCCCTGATGTACGACATGAACCACCCGACCCTGAAAAAGTACCTGGACCGCTTCCCGGCAAGACAGTACTCCATCGAGTCGGACAAGCGCCACATGTTCCTGCGTTTTGCAGCCTGCTTCGGGCAGTTCCTTATGAACCACGACATGACGATCTCTTACAAGAACCTCCCCCTGAAGATGATCGAAATGACCCGCTACAGTTTCAGGAAGGAACAGCGGGGAGAACTCGTGGGCCTCAGGAGGCTTCGGGCATTTACAATGCCGGATATGCACTCCCTTTGCCCGGACATGGACCAGGCCGTGGACCAGTTCATGCAGCAGTACAAGCTCTGCATAAGCGTCCTTGATAACATGGGTATCGATCTCGATGACTACGAGGTTGCAATCCGCTTCACGAAAGACTTTTACGAGTCTAACAGGGACCTGGTTAACTCCATGGTAAAAACCGTGGACAAACCCGTGCTCGTGGAGATGTGGGACACCCGTTTCTTCTACTTCGTGCTCAAGTTCGAGTTCAATTTCGTAGACGCCCTTGCCAAGGCAAGTGCCCTTTCCACTGTCCAGATCGATGTGGAAAATGCCGAACGCTACGATATATCTTACATTTCTCCCGAAGGCAAGGCCGAAAGGCCCACCGTACTCCACTGCTCCCCCAGCGGGGCAATCGAGCGCTGCATCTACGCCCTCCTTGAAAAAGCCGCCATGGAAACCGAGAAAGGGAAAGTGCCCATGTTCCCGGTCTGGCTCTCCCCGACCCAGGTCAGGATCATCACTATCTCCGAAAAACACATGGACTTTGCAGAAGAAGTTTCAAAGAAGTTGGGCTGCAGGGTAGATATTGACGACAGGGAACTTTCCATAGGGAAGAAAATCCGGGAAGCTGGCAGGGAATGGGTCCCCTATGTAGTGGTTATCGGGGATACGGAAGTCGAGGAAGGCACGATCAACGTGACCGTCCGGGAAGAGTCCGAACAAAAGAAGCCCATGAAAGTCCAGATGACCACGGAAGAACTCAAAGAAAGGATCAGGGCAGAAACCGCAGGCAAGCCGTACAAAGGGCTGCCGCTTGCAAAATACCTCTCGGAAAGGCCGAAGTTCCTTTAA
- a CDS encoding DEAD/DEAH box helicase yields MTISGKAVVGMETVELETLRKDKQRIFEDILQYFETQQRGYIKVPTGWGKTFLSKHIMKKYYEEGKLVLFLVSKNNQLLTQTYYDRKKDRPLFPNSVVLSSAHKTDRKELLNKLKEFKARGEKGNDKGEGKGKQVKRGEGSAEGFVLFASLQTVLGKQSAELKELLLEYADIAIVDEIHNFINNRGNDFLNTFGDRTRILGMTATPFQGVVGNVKFVDEISGDMREVYGKSLPECILDEELANLKYTIAESREDILEVFDFEKGLAELDRQDLFLDCSTADKIKKVIRRTGLAKDVYESKIRRGNAKTLVFCAPVRKQVYGVGSEDEKINAFHAKLASAIFNEEIAAEEFENDPDPVLPMSFDNYAAPGIFKDAAFISSELSKDEQKALLEAFRDPEKAPFILCTVGMLIEGFDFPALEALVLLRPTLSMRLFEQQLGRVTRLSPETGKKRGNIFEIADNIDSLYQHFGEGVFGGEKVEQIQMLQPEIRLEELFSEGDAARAIREGRIELKKIDFSAGKKGPGGEKGRGKGRGKGRGRGKTEGPEPVEVPVRLPPTALRVRYYSRLLALTEERDIGAFEREKRELMRGALRFRLRDAGDAEELVELVASVNKLKREAYEDRRLKDSSRRVKPKVFGEVEWLLKLQALNSLKYSSKHLSYQEKGRILKTLGFEPDFKRIDSFRLKCLKIGSAQKTLPELLKVLGFVHRLSSEETYQFLDKKKKEQWKREFMPAIYWGFCFVEDSPELKELFESTEWDRRVKNIIRQK; encoded by the coding sequence ATGACAATTTCAGGTAAGGCCGTGGTCGGCATGGAAACCGTTGAACTGGAAACTTTAAGGAAAGATAAGCAGAGGATCTTTGAAGATATCCTGCAGTATTTCGAGACTCAGCAGAGGGGCTACATCAAGGTCCCCACGGGCTGGGGCAAGACCTTCCTCTCAAAGCACATAATGAAAAAATACTATGAGGAGGGAAAGCTCGTGCTTTTCCTGGTCTCGAAAAATAATCAGCTCCTGACCCAGACCTATTATGACAGGAAAAAGGACCGTCCCCTTTTCCCGAACAGTGTTGTCCTTTCCTCGGCACACAAGACCGATCGAAAAGAGCTTCTGAATAAACTTAAAGAATTCAAGGCAAGGGGAGAGAAAGGGAATGATAAAGGGGAGGGAAAAGGAAAACAGGTGAAAAGGGGTGAAGGAAGTGCTGAAGGTTTTGTGCTCTTCGCGTCCCTCCAGACCGTGCTCGGCAAACAAAGCGCGGAGCTCAAGGAGCTGCTTCTGGAATATGCCGATATTGCGATAGTGGACGAGATCCACAATTTCATCAACAACCGGGGCAATGATTTCCTGAACACGTTTGGGGACCGGACCCGGATCCTGGGCATGACTGCGACCCCGTTCCAGGGGGTTGTGGGAAACGTCAAGTTCGTGGACGAGATTTCCGGGGATATGCGGGAGGTCTACGGGAAAAGTTTGCCTGAATGTATCCTGGACGAAGAACTGGCTAACCTGAAGTATACGATTGCCGAGAGCAGAGAAGACATCCTCGAGGTCTTTGACTTTGAAAAAGGCCTGGCAGAACTTGATCGGCAGGACCTTTTCCTGGACTGCAGCACCGCGGATAAAATTAAGAAAGTTATCCGGCGGACCGGGCTTGCCAAAGATGTGTACGAGTCCAAAATCCGGAGGGGAAATGCAAAGACCCTGGTCTTCTGCGCCCCGGTCCGGAAACAGGTCTACGGGGTTGGCAGTGAGGATGAGAAGATTAACGCCTTCCATGCCAAGCTCGCATCCGCAATCTTTAACGAGGAAATCGCCGCCGAAGAGTTCGAAAATGATCCGGACCCCGTACTTCCCATGAGTTTCGACAACTACGCAGCACCCGGGATTTTCAAAGATGCGGCTTTTATCTCTTCGGAACTCTCGAAGGATGAACAAAAAGCCCTCCTCGAAGCTTTCAGGGACCCGGAAAAGGCTCCTTTTATCCTCTGCACTGTTGGCATGTTGATTGAGGGCTTCGACTTCCCTGCCCTTGAAGCTCTTGTCCTCCTCAGGCCCACCCTGAGTATGCGCCTTTTCGAGCAGCAGCTCGGAAGGGTAACCCGTCTCTCCCCGGAAACGGGCAAAAAGAGGGGAAACATCTTCGAAATTGCCGATAACATCGATTCTCTCTACCAGCACTTCGGAGAAGGGGTTTTCGGAGGGGAGAAAGTTGAGCAGATCCAGATGCTCCAGCCTGAAATCCGCCTTGAGGAACTCTTCTCCGAAGGGGACGCCGCCAGGGCAATCAGAGAAGGGAGAATCGAGCTGAAAAAGATCGATTTCAGTGCCGGTAAAAAAGGTCCTGGCGGGGAAAAAGGCAGAGGAAAAGGAAGGGGAAAAGGGAGAGGCAGAGGAAAAACAGAAGGGCCGGAACCCGTGGAGGTCCCTGTGCGCCTCCCGCCAACAGCTCTTCGGGTCAGGTATTATTCTCGCCTGCTGGCCCTGACTGAGGAAAGGGATATCGGGGCTTTTGAACGGGAAAAGCGGGAACTCATGCGTGGAGCTCTCAGGTTCAGGCTCCGGGATGCCGGGGACGCCGAGGAACTTGTCGAACTTGTCGCTTCCGTCAACAAACTCAAGCGGGAAGCCTACGAAGACCGCCGCCTTAAAGACAGCTCAAGAAGGGTCAAACCAAAAGTCTTCGGGGAAGTGGAATGGCTCCTGAAACTCCAGGCCCTGAACTCCCTCAAATATTCCAGTAAACACCTTTCCTATCAGGAAAAAGGCAGGATCTTGAAAACTCTGGGCTTCGAACCCGATTTCAAGCGGATAGACAGTTTCCGGCTCAAATGCCTGAAAATCGGTTCCGCCCAGAAGACCCTCCCTGAACTCCTGAAAGTGCTTGGTTTCGTGCACCGCCTCTCCTCGGAAGAGACCTACCAGTTTCTGGACAAAAAGAAAAAAGAACAGTGGAAACGCGAATTCATGCCTGCGATCTACTGGGGCTTCTGCTTTGTTGAAGATTCCCCCGAACTCAAAGAGCTTTTCGAGTCCACCGAATGGGACCGCCGGGTCAAGAATATAATCCGGCAGAAATGA
- a CDS encoding NosD domain-containing protein, giving the protein MKNKGRIRKRNWKIICLTAIVAVLIICTGITAAEEIHVYPSSDPNGRAVRDIQNAVDRALEGDTIIVHSGDYTDCVEISKNLAIRADADVTVRDNPMIGLPVFTIKSPTNSVSISGFTIKRNSASIGIKIEGANCTIENNEIEGYNGNGYLTSGISLISSEGATLSNNRVSACITGISMDSSSANIYLNDFTGNSQDFSFGSNLDITWNTPEPVSYTYGGREYYGYLGNYYDGYTGTDSNGDGINDTSYEERDLYPLCLQASNFIVGENSVPDVELNEALNGSIISGTINVNATTVDGDVDFCSFEYSPDGLSWNEIGKAETGTFLGDSDLWSVEWDSTKVDSRDYYIRANATDKGGLTGSDLIIVTVNNPVRNINTGKRFVSIQAAIDDTGTLEGHTILVDEGTCRENVDVTKSLVIHSESGSGLTEVQASDAGKPVFNITADSVTICGFNITGAEYPYAGIYLRSAKNCTFEKNVLSENFGGITLFYSGNNTISNNTACNNSYGIGLEQSGNNTISGNTADNNSESGIWLESSDRNTLSENTAYNNSESGIYLASSSNNTVEKNEACNNSEYGIYLALSSNYNTLSNNTACNNSEYGIYLDFSGNSTLSNNTALDNTFGVILVESGNNTLSNNTACNNTFGVNLVESGNNTLSNNTACNNSYGIALVQSGNNIVCRNEACNNSEYGIYLAFSGKNTLSSSNACNNSKYGIYLAFSSNSLIYDNYFNNTNNTYFEGTNTGNRWNTTKAPGLNTIGGPYLGGNFWASPEGTGFSESATDKNNDGISDSPYSIAETGDNIDFLPLVLPSSVPDGTTHHRGGSGTGEARIIPAVTEEETAGTQEPEETEQSPGSGTLTPDGETDASEEPPASEVPKDSGEERNDEEQKTPGFEIAFALSGLLGALYFARKE; this is encoded by the coding sequence ATGAAAAATAAGGGAAGAATCCGAAAAAGAAACTGGAAAATAATTTGCCTGACAGCAATTGTAGCGGTTCTTATAATATGCACAGGGATCACCGCGGCAGAAGAAATTCATGTTTATCCCAGCAGCGACCCCAACGGGCGTGCAGTACGTGATATCCAGAATGCCGTGGACAGAGCGTTGGAGGGGGACACAATTATTGTACACAGCGGGGATTATACCGATTGTGTTGAAATCAGTAAGAATTTAGCAATCAGGGCGGATGCTGATGTTACAGTCCGTGACAATCCCATGATAGGTCTTCCCGTATTTACAATCAAAAGCCCGACTAATTCGGTAAGTATTAGCGGATTTACCATAAAGCGCAACAGTGCTTCCATAGGTATCAAAATAGAGGGAGCAAACTGTACGATTGAAAATAATGAAATTGAGGGTTATAATGGAAATGGCTATTTAACAAGTGGAATTTCCTTGATTTCTTCCGAAGGCGCCACGCTTTCCAATAACCGGGTTTCTGCCTGTATCACGGGCATCTCTATGGATTCTTCGAGCGCAAATATTTACCTGAATGATTTCACAGGAAACAGTCAGGACTTTTCTTTTGGCAGCAATCTGGACATCACATGGAATACTCCGGAACCCGTGAGTTATACATACGGCGGCAGGGAATATTACGGCTACCTTGGAAACTACTATGACGGTTACACCGGCACTGATTCAAACGGAGACGGCATTAATGACACTTCGTATGAAGAAAGGGATCTCTATCCTCTCTGCCTGCAGGCCTCGAATTTCATAGTAGGGGAAAATTCGGTTCCTGACGTCGAGCTCAACGAAGCCTTAAACGGGTCCATTATATCGGGGACAATAAACGTAAACGCGACAACAGTTGACGGGGACGTGGACTTTTGCAGCTTTGAATATTCCCCGGACGGACTGAGCTGGAATGAGATCGGAAAGGCTGAAACAGGCACCTTTTTGGGAGATTCCGACCTCTGGAGCGTGGAGTGGGACAGCACAAAAGTTGACAGCCGTGATTATTACATCCGTGCTAATGCGACTGACAAAGGCGGGCTAACAGGAAGCGACCTGATAATAGTCACCGTGAATAATCCTGTCCGAAACATTAACACTGGGAAGAGATTTGTTTCGATCCAGGCAGCCATTGATGACACCGGAACTCTTGAAGGGCATACCATTCTCGTGGATGAGGGGACATGCCGGGAAAATGTGGACGTTACAAAGAGCCTGGTTATCCACTCCGAAAGCGGGTCCGGGCTTACAGAGGTTCAGGCTTCGGATGCCGGAAAGCCCGTATTTAACATAACTGCCGATTCCGTTACGATATGCGGCTTTAACATAACAGGGGCTGAATATCCTTATGCCGGAATCTATCTAAGAAGTGCAAAGAACTGTACTTTCGAGAAAAACGTACTTTCTGAAAACTTCGGTGGCATAACCCTATTTTATTCCGGTAACAACACAATTTCCAACAACACAGCCTGCAACAATAGCTACGGAATCGGGCTGGAACAGTCCGGAAACAACACAATTTCCGGAAACACAGCCGATAATAATTCTGAGAGCGGCATCTGGCTGGAATCTTCCGACAGGAACACGCTTTCCGAGAATACAGCCTATAATAATTCAGAGAGCGGCATATATCTGGCTTCGTCCAGCAATAACACGGTGGAAAAGAACGAGGCCTGCAATAACTCTGAGTACGGAATCTATCTGGCTTTATCCAGTAACTACAACACGCTTTCCAACAACACAGCCTGTAATAACTCTGAATACGGTATATACCTGGACTTTTCCGGCAACAGCACACTTTCCAACAACACAGCCCTCGACAACACCTTCGGAGTCATTCTGGTTGAATCCGGTAACAATACACTTTCCAACAACACAGCCTGCAACAACACCTTCGGAGTCAATCTGGTCGAATCCGGTAACAATACACTTTCCAACAACACAGCCTGTAACAATAGCTATGGAATCGCGCTGGTGCAGTCCGGAAACAACATAGTTTGCAGAAACGAGGCCTGCAATAACTCTGAATACGGCATCTATCTGGCGTTTTCCGGCAAGAACACGCTTTCCAGTAGCAATGCCTGTAATAACTCCAAATACGGAATATATCTGGCTTTTTCCAGCAACAGCCTCATCTACGACAATTACTTCAACAACACAAACAACACCTATTTTGAAGGTACAAACACCGGAAACCGCTGGAATACCACAAAAGCCCCGGGCCTAAACACCATTGGCGGCCCATATCTTGGCGGAAACTTCTGGGCAAGTCCGGAAGGAACGGGCTTTTCCGAAAGTGCAACCGATAAAAATAATGACGGGATCTCTGATTCCCCATATAGCATCGCGGAAACAGGGGATAATATCGATTTCCTCCCGCTTGTACTCCCATCCTCTGTTCCTGATGGTACGACACATCACAGAGGGGGCAGCGGGACAGGAGAAGCCAGGATAATCCCCGCCGTGACAGAGGAAGAAACAGCAGGGACACAGGAGCCTGAAGAAACTGAGCAGTCCCCTGGCTCGGGGACGCTCACTCCTGACGGGGAAACGGATGCATCCGAAGAGCCTCCTGCTTCTGAAGTGCCAAAAGATTCCGGGGAAGAAAGAAACGATGAGGAACAGAAGACACCAGGATTTGAAATTGCATTTGCGCTTTCAGGTCTTCTGGGAGCTCTCTACTTCGCAAGAAAAGAATGA
- a CDS encoding dicarboxylate/amino acid:cation symporter yields the protein MPDKKHHHIPDPMEITHEIAEETKEITHEIAEGISRLYCPLDFNHPHSLKYMSHHLHELMEKRLWLKILLGMFLGVAVGLLLGPFGGFVEPEMAEVIGEWIALPGYIFLGLLKMIVIPLVLASIILGVASSESMADLKKTGLSTALYFIVTTAIATCIGLGMALFIRPGQYIGGELLQAAMEGEAPSVAQDMDFSLSLGDLPSKIGGLLPSNPLDAMVQGEMLQVVIIAIIVGVALVSLSRRQAVPLIHLLNSVQAICMTVVKWSMALAPVAVFGLLTKFTIMLGIDALVGMAVYVATVLASLGLLMGMNLIIISVLARKNPFDFLKAVWDVLLLAFSTSSSAAVMPVSIKTAEEKLGVRPSISQFVIPLGATVNMNGTALYQGVATVFLAEVFGIHLGFGQLVLVMVMAVAAAIGTPSIPGVGIVILAMILSSVGIPTTGIALIMGVDRILDMTRTSVNVAGDLVTCTVMDRFIGGKGGKGEGLEGAEGTACVLGDGEDPKFKRGKPEPAGAGASEEE from the coding sequence ATGCCTGACAAGAAGCACCACCATATTCCCGATCCCATGGAAATTACCCACGAAATCGCCGAGGAAACGAAAGAAATAACTCATGAAATAGCCGAGGGGATTTCCCGTCTCTATTGCCCCCTGGATTTTAATCACCCTCATTCTCTCAAGTATATGAGCCATCACCTCCATGAGCTTATGGAAAAGAGGCTCTGGCTCAAAATCCTGCTGGGTATGTTTCTGGGTGTGGCTGTGGGACTGCTACTTGGGCCCTTCGGAGGGTTTGTCGAGCCCGAAATGGCTGAGGTTATCGGGGAATGGATCGCCCTTCCGGGGTACATTTTCCTGGGCCTGCTGAAGATGATCGTGATCCCTCTTGTACTAGCTTCCATCATCCTGGGGGTCGCTTCGAGTGAGAGTATGGCAGATCTTAAGAAAACAGGCCTGTCAACTGCGCTTTACTTTATCGTGACCACGGCTATAGCGACCTGCATCGGGCTCGGGATGGCGCTTTTCATCAGGCCCGGACAGTACATAGGCGGGGAACTGCTCCAGGCTGCGATGGAAGGAGAAGCTCCCTCAGTCGCGCAAGATATGGATTTTTCTTTATCTCTCGGGGACCTGCCTTCAAAGATCGGAGGGCTCCTCCCTTCCAACCCCCTGGACGCCATGGTGCAGGGGGAAATGTTACAGGTCGTGATCATTGCTATCATAGTTGGTGTGGCCCTTGTCTCCCTGAGCAGGCGGCAGGCTGTCCCCCTGATCCACCTCCTGAACTCCGTGCAGGCTATCTGCATGACCGTGGTGAAGTGGAGCATGGCCCTTGCTCCGGTTGCGGTTTTCGGGCTGCTTACCAAGTTTACCATCATGCTTGGGATAGATGCCCTGGTGGGCATGGCCGTCTACGTGGCAACAGTGCTGGCAAGCCTGGGGCTCCTGATGGGCATGAACCTGATAATCATTTCCGTCCTGGCCAGGAAAAACCCCTTTGATTTCCTGAAAGCTGTCTGGGACGTCCTTCTCCTTGCCTTTTCCACCTCAAGTTCCGCTGCCGTTATGCCCGTTTCCATCAAGACCGCCGAAGAAAAGCTGGGGGTCAGGCCTTCAATTTCCCAGTTCGTAATCCCCCTGGGTGCTACCGTTAACATGAACGGGACCGCCCTTTACCAGGGCGTTGCAACGGTCTTCCTGGCAGAAGTCTTCGGAATCCACCTTGGGTTCGGGCAGCTCGTGCTCGTTATGGTCATGGCCGTGGCAGCCGCAATTGGCACCCCCTCGATTCCCGGAGTAGGGATAGTTATCCTGGCGATGATCCTGAGCAGCGTGGGAATCCCTACCACCGGAATAGCCCTCATCATGGGAGTAGACCGTATCCTGGACATGACCCGTACGTCCGTAAACGTTGCCGGGGACCTGGTAACCTGCACGGTAATGGACCGCTTTATCGGAGGTAAGGGCGGGAAAGGAGAAGGGCTCGAAGGAGCCGAGGGCACAGCATGTGTACTTGGAGACGGGGAGGACCCCAAATTCAAGAGGGGAAAACCGGAACCTGCAGGTGCGGGTGCTTCCGAAGAGGAGTGA
- a CDS encoding aldehyde ferredoxin oxidoreductase family protein, protein MPCSSVIPGLTSILYLDLSNKTYDIVERKDLYEKYLGGVGVATELMLEEYKEGTGPLDPDMPVILSTGPLSGVYPTCTKTVAMFRSPLNGELGESYAGGHLAMSLRFAGYETIVIKGASEYPVYVAIHNGEITFKDASSIWGLSSTTDIGKILRRVEKGAGRRSIIRIGVAGERKVSFASVNVDTYRHFGRLGLGAVLGAKKLKAIVISGDQEIRSPQHKDYRKMYKVLYETIVKTGLMEKYHNLGTSENILVLNELKGLPTKNLQESSFEGAETISGEHFADNYLIRRVSCAGCPIGCIHIAMLKRPFSKSHEYETLNISYDYELIYSVGSNLGISNPEAVLDLIDTCEKVGVDVISMGVILAWATEIQALGTISTKETLGLELKWGDHRTYMRAIELTVQAPNEFYSSLAKGVVFASKKYGGEDFAIQLGGLEIPGYHTGVGNIVGLSMGTRHSHVDNAGYSADQKAFNKDLSDEEIVDLVIKEDDLRCMLNALTICLFARGVYTPEVVSEALATLDIDRSPEALTELGKEIFRKKYELKKKFGFKFENLTLPKRFFETASTTGILEEERVRKALELYIRKRGL, encoded by the coding sequence ATGCCCTGTTCAAGCGTAATTCCCGGCCTGACCAGCATACTCTACCTGGACCTGAGCAACAAGACCTATGATATCGTGGAACGGAAGGACCTCTATGAAAAGTACCTGGGAGGTGTAGGGGTGGCCACCGAACTCATGCTCGAAGAATATAAGGAAGGTACAGGCCCTCTTGATCCCGATATGCCCGTAATCCTGAGCACGGGCCCCCTTTCAGGGGTCTATCCCACCTGCACGAAAACCGTTGCTATGTTCCGCTCCCCCCTGAACGGGGAACTGGGGGAATCCTATGCAGGCGGGCACCTGGCAATGTCCTTGCGTTTTGCCGGGTATGAAACCATTGTCATCAAGGGTGCGTCGGAGTATCCGGTTTATGTTGCGATCCACAATGGTGAGATAACTTTTAAGGACGCCTCCTCAATCTGGGGGCTTTCCTCAACTACCGATATAGGGAAAATTCTCCGCCGGGTAGAGAAAGGGGCAGGCAGGCGGAGCATCATAAGGATCGGGGTTGCAGGCGAGAGAAAGGTAAGCTTTGCAAGCGTGAACGTGGACACCTATAGGCACTTCGGGCGCCTGGGGCTCGGAGCCGTGCTCGGGGCAAAGAAACTGAAAGCGATTGTCATTTCAGGCGATCAGGAAATCCGGAGTCCACAGCATAAGGACTACCGGAAGATGTATAAGGTGCTCTATGAAACGATTGTAAAAACAGGCCTGATGGAAAAGTACCACAACCTCGGCACAAGCGAAAACATCCTTGTCCTGAACGAATTGAAGGGGCTTCCCACAAAGAATCTGCAGGAGAGTTCTTTCGAAGGTGCGGAAACGATTTCAGGGGAGCATTTTGCGGACAACTACCTGATCCGCCGCGTCTCCTGCGCGGGCTGCCCCATCGGCTGCATCCACATAGCAATGCTCAAGCGGCCCTTCTCCAAGTCCCACGAGTATGAAACCCTGAACATTTCTTACGATTACGAGCTGATCTATTCAGTAGGCTCAAACCTTGGCATCTCAAATCCCGAAGCTGTGCTTGACCTGATCGACACCTGCGAGAAGGTGGGTGTGGACGTCATAAGCATGGGAGTCATACTTGCCTGGGCGACCGAAATACAGGCTCTTGGGACGATCTCGACCAAAGAAACCCTGGGACTTGAACTGAAATGGGGCGACCACAGGACCTATATGCGGGCAATAGAGTTGACCGTCCAGGCCCCGAACGAATTTTATTCGAGTCTGGCAAAAGGGGTGGTCTTTGCCTCAAAAAAATACGGGGGAGAGGATTTTGCCATACAGCTCGGGGGCCTGGAAATCCCCGGATACCACACAGGGGTAGGAAACATCGTTGGGCTGTCCATGGGCACCCGCCATTCCCATGTGGATAACGCAGGTTACTCCGCAGACCAGAAAGCCTTTAACAAAGACCTCTCGGACGAAGAAATCGTCGACCTGGTGATCAAAGAAGACGACCTGCGCTGCATGCTCAATGCCCTCACCATCTGCTTATTTGCACGGGGAGTCTACACCCCGGAAGTGGTATCCGAAGCCCTTGCAACCCTGGATATCGACAGAAGCCCGGAAGCGCTGACAGAACTTGGAAAGGAGATTTTCAGGAAAAAATACGAACTTAAGAAAAAATTTGGGTTCAAGTTCGAAAACCTGACCCTGCCAAAAAGGTTCTTTGAAACCGCCTCGACCACAGGGATTCTTGAGGAGGAAAGAGTAAGAAAAGCTCTCGAATTATATATAAGAAAAAGGGGGCTTTAA
- a CDS encoding 4Fe-4S binding protein: MAKRLKVANQARCIGCYSCMLACARTWYDTISLKNSCIDIQTSGGIESAYVSIVCHACIDPPCAKVCPQGALTKRKGGGVIVHKELCNGCGNCMDACLVGAIHLDSGKKAVICRHCGVCTKFCPHDVLEMVEVEESGEPKITDTEAKESQEVLPEPQQETASPEKTESGVEK, encoded by the coding sequence ATGGCAAAAAGGCTCAAGGTTGCAAACCAGGCCCGCTGCATCGGGTGTTATTCCTGCATGCTGGCGTGCGCACGGACATGGTACGATACGATTTCTCTGAAAAACAGCTGCATTGACATCCAGACAAGTGGGGGGATAGAAAGCGCCTATGTTTCCATAGTCTGTCATGCCTGCATTGACCCCCCCTGCGCAAAAGTCTGTCCTCAGGGAGCACTGACCAAACGCAAAGGTGGGGGTGTAATAGTCCATAAGGAGCTTTGTAACGGCTGCGGGAACTGTATGGATGCCTGCCTGGTAGGGGCAATCCACCTTGACTCGGGAAAGAAAGCGGTCATATGCAGGCACTGCGGGGTCTGCACGAAGTTTTGCCCCCATGACGTGCTGGAAATGGTAGAAGTGGAAGAAAGCGGAGAACCGAAAATTACGGATACTGAGGCTAAAGAAAGCCAGGAAGTTTTGCCGGAACCGCAGCAGGAAACGGCTTCCCCGGAAAAGACAGAATCCGGAGTTGAGAAATGA